The genomic stretch TCCTTTCAGCACAAAGTGATTATCAATGTTCACATATGTCTGAAGAGGCTGCCACTGGTTAACGCCTCCTGTCTTCAGCTCCACAGTGCGAATGGTACTGGCTGGCAAGCTCAGCGTCAAAGTTCCCTCACACAGTTCTAGGGAGAACACTAACGAAAAATGGGATTTGTTTCCTGCAAAATTGGTAAAATCTATCAGTTTAGAAACAACATAGCTTTTTTTTCCTCTAACAATGCATAAAACAGGTTCCTCATTCAGCATCAACAAAATATAATACATACAACGTACCTGGGAAATTACGAATATCGGGTTCAAAAATGGAAAATTGAAATGTATCCCTGCTTTTGTCGTAGATTTGATGtcctttctttgattctttccCACCCAAGAAAATTGATCCTGGAGCTAGTATCACTGGACGGTCATTGATTGGCTCAACAAAGATCGGGATCCGAGCATCTTGTACACCATTTCTGCTCATGGCGTGTAACACTATAACATCATTTCCATAGAAGTCTTCATTTCTGCACATGGTGATATGGTTATTATAAGTGAAAAATTGGCAAGATTCTTGTAGAATCAGGGCTTGTACAAGACTAGGGAGAGTCAGATTCTTCATTAGTACCCAAGGTACTGCAAAAATTGTAGCGCTCCATTTATTGCGTCTATTGTTCCTCCCAGTATCAGGTCTTTGCCAGTTCTACCTCCCCTGCTGATCGAAAGTACATCATCTGACGACTGTTGAAGCTTCATTGGCATTACAGCAAGAAACACATTTCCAGACTGCGCTTTCACTGTAACAGATATGTTTTCTGTTATATCCGAATACACTATTTTGATTCCTGAAAATCCACTGCCAAAACATATCAATATTTAGAAAGCGAATAAAATAGGCTAAAACTTTTATGCTTAGATAAActcaataaaataaatacaagtATGCAGTACTTAGGTAGAAAACAATATGGCTTACCCAAATTGTGGGCCGATGGTATCTTCAGTAACATGCAAATTCTGGGGTAAAGATGTGAACTGAGGTGGTCTGCAGATGACAGATATGAAAACTGTTGCAGTGACGACATTGTCATGATCATCAGATATTGTGTATGAGAATGAGTCATTCCCAAAGAATCCTTCAAAAGGCGTGTAACGATACATGTGGTTGAACTGCAGGACTGATCCATGAAGTGGCTtcggagaaaaggaaaaattgtCATTAATTCAAAATGTGAAGTGATGAGGAAATAACCTAACTTGGTAATTTGTAATAGCTTGTTTTTTTTCGAACGACGCAGGAGAGTTGCGTATCATTTCATTTAATaaagaaaaagtaaaaacaGACCAGAAAGGACCAGACTGAGTACAGAACCCATACACACCCTCAACTAAAAAAGAAAGCTTATAGACGCACCACAGCCAAACACTAGAACATGACTAAAGATCAGGATGTGTGTATCGCCAAGCTGTAGCTAGAGACTGGCTGCGTGCGTCGCTAAGATGCACCACCAAGACAAAGAACTGACATATTTCTCCACTCAAAGTACTCAATAATAATATTGTAAAATTCAAACTGGTTGCAATAGTATGTTTTTTTGGCCACGAGTTCCTTTTTTTGTAGCAGCATGTAGTAGAATTGTTCAGCAATGACATTTCAAAAACTCAGTTTAGATGGTTAGAATGTGCAGCTGCAAGGGCTAATGACAGGTTCACCGAAGTGAAGAGACTGTCCCTATGAGGTGGAGAAATTAAGAATTGCATATTTCACAGCATAAACTTACGGAAGATGAGTTAGCTATTTCAGCTTTACTTCCTGCAATGTGGTCATTTGACAGTACATCAAAGGAAACTGATTCATCCTCCCATACTGAAACAGTATCATTTTTAACATCTGAAAAGTTTTCATCTGCAAAGAGATAGAGTTCATCAGAGTTACTCGACACATGAGCAGAGAATTGGGAACGCCAAGAGGTTTCAGTACATATCAAGACAATTACTTCTCTACCAAGCTTAACGAACATATCTTGTCTGAccaatttcttttcattttcgtGTTAGACTGACTAAAAATTACCTGCAAGAACATTGACTTCAAATGGGCATGGAGCTAGCTGCTTATCCTCAAATCGAACACATATGCTATATGGACTCAGGTTCCATGCAGAATAATGAGTAGTATATGATCCATCTCCATTGTCAACAAATTCTTTTGCCACAAAACTTGCAGGGATTCCGATACTTGCAGATGTTAACTGTAATAACAGTTTTGATTCGAAAGATACCACCGGGTTCATGAATGAGTCAACGAGCCGAACATCAACTTCATTTTCAACTGCCATTTTGACTCGGGGGTCAAACTTTACAACACTTGATAATGACAAATTGATTGCACCTAGAAAAAAAGGAAGGTTATGATATGGGAAGTTAGAGGTCAATCTGTGTATCACGCAGACAGAAACCACCCATTAATTGGCTGTATGTGAGCTGCATGACTAGTTGGCATGTTTTAAGGTGATCGTCCTTTATTTCAAATCACTGAAGAATCTTTCATTGAGAGTTCATGAAATTTATGAATTGTTTCAATTGTCAATTGGTTTGATATTTGATTGGAATATAACCCATTCAAATTCTCATATTACACACTGCATGTGAAAAGGCTTTACCATAACAAAAATCAAGAAGTATAATTGGCATTACTGAATGATAGTGAATTCATGCATTATATGAATGTGAAAAGATTGATAGACATGAGAGAGTTAACCAAACCTGGAAAAACTGTCATGTCATAAGGATTTCCACCATTTAGCACTATGTTCCCACAGAGTACCCAAATTTCATATTCCCCAGCAATTTGAGGAGTATATGAAACAGTAAATTGACTTGCTTGCGCAGTTGAGTTTCCAGCAATGATCTAATAACATAATGAATTTCAGTAATCATGCTACTTTCATCTGTAGCAAATTATGCAGAAGAAAGGGTACTTACCTCCTGATGGCCAGCAGGTCCTAAATTGAAAGAACTTTCTCCTTCCATAAATGTCGTCTCTTTAGGCAAGAAGAATTTTCAGATTTAACAGAAGGCTAAACTGCTAAATGATTATAGAGCATTACCTTGTGATATTATTGGGTCTGCATAAGACGTGCCGCTTTTAGCAAAAATCTTCACTTGCAGCCTTGTGGTTTCGACTGGAGAAGGGTTGCTGTACTTATCCTCCAAGAAAACAGCGAAGGATGATGTTGAACCAGCAACAGAATGTTCCAAACCAGAACCATTTGCGAAGCTGTTTGATCTGTCGCAATatcctgaaagaagccacataTCGGAATCAGTTCCATGATCAGGAATTGATAATATTGAGAAATAATTAAGACATACTTTTAAAACTAAAAGAGTAGCATACCTACAAAAACATCAAACTTGTACACGGTATTGGAAACTCTTCGGTTCATCTTAGCATCAAAAACTGTGAGCACAAATTCTCCAGTCTGTACAACATTGAAAGATAGGAGCTGAACTCCATCAGCTACCGCTTCCATAATAAGGTTTACCGGGATGGACAAATTCGAGGCTGTGTCAACTACTTGAGCATCGAATGGATGTTTCCCTGGAACAATATTTCCAAATGTGTCCTTCTGATATATGAATATCTCCAGCTTGGAAAATACCTGCAAAGTATTGATTCCATGCTTCCAGTTGCATGTGGTTTTTTCTATGTTAAGGAGACCTGCAATATGTAAAAGTACATCACAGGATTATTGACATTTCCACCAAAAGGCACATCCTCAtacataattagcacatatatATCTATTCAATAGAAGGTTCACATCACTTAGTATATTTCTATTTCTGTGTCCTTTGTAATGAAAACATCACTGCTATGTACTTGCACATTAAACTGACGCTACCTAATATTATCAGGGAAAATATCAGGGGCAGCATTAATTAGAGCAATGGACATATCTGACGAAACACATCGAAAGGAACTTTGCTGGGAGCAGACAAGACTCTGCAGCAACATGGATGCACAAAGCCATTCACAAGCCAAGCCATTTCGAGTATTCAAGTATTTCTCTAACCTGGATTCACTGTCAGCTTTAGAGGCGAATCACGTAGCTCCCTGTTATCCCCATAAACATGCACCAAGAAGTCCCCGGCGACAGTTGGCACGAACTCGAGGCCGATGCGTCCATCCGCTATCCATCCATTGTAATGAAAATCCAAGAACTCAACGTCTGACCCATTGACGTAAGATCCTGTCACCCTGAAGTAGTCAGGCATGTCGTCGCCGCGCGCGATGCCGTTGCCGAAGGCGTCCCTGGGGGAGACGGACACGAACGCCCTCGACCCCGCGACGAGACGCGCGCCGTCGTCGAACGTCCACGACGCCCGGGACGCGGAAGGGtgcacggcggccgcggcgacctTGAAGTAGAGCGACGACTCGCCGACGCTGAGCCGCTCCTCGGCCACGAGCGCGACGAAGTCCCCGGCGCGCAGGGGCACGAAGGTGACGCTCCAGGCGGAGGGGTCGTCGCCGAGGTGCGCGGCGACGTCGGTGATGTAGGTGCTGTTTCCCTTCGCGCCGTTCACTGACACCCAGAAGGATAGCGACGAGCGCTGGCTGGCGGCGTCCGGGAGGTCCAGCGCCCTGACCGTGATCGTCGCGGTCTCGCCGGCGATGAACGCCGACTTGCCCTCGAGCCAGTCGAAGAGGAAGGCCGGCACGGGGCCTGCTTGCTGCGCCAGGGAGGTGGTCAGCTGCGGAATGCAGAGGAGAAGAGAAAGCGACAGGGCTGAGCGCCGCGAGATCGCGGCGGGGTTGGCCATGATTCGGTTGATCTCTCCGGGACGACGAGGCCTGTCTGCGTCGTGGTGCCGGAGACGGCCGAGAAgagaggcggcgggcgggcggttgTTCAGAACTTAGAAATGGCGAACACGGGCATGCGTCCGCGTGCTTGGGAAGTGGAACCGCAATGTTATATACAGATGGCCAGATGGGCCAGGCCTGCTGGGCAGCTCGAGGCCCGGCCCTAACACAGCCCAGCATGAGGGCAACAGTGCCCAGGCTGGCCCAGCCCTATGCACGGGCCTGGGCCGCAACCTCGGCACGTGGGGCCAGCCCGGGCATGGCACGGTTTTTGGCTAGCTCGACGGTCCGATACTACTATCACAATACAAGAAACCCTAGCATCTCACTCATTTCTCCCCTCCCTCACCCTGCAGCCGCCCCTCTCTTTCCCTGGCTCCCTCCCGCTCCCCCTCAGCCCCTCCATCGCCGAGCACCACCAGGCCCTTCCTTCTTCTTCGGTCGGGATCTccgccgaccgccgccaccaggagtcgcgccggccaccaccgctaGGGGCAACGGCTGGGGAGCCacaccggccgccgctgctaGGAGGCATGGCAGGCGGCCACACGGGCCTCCGCCATGGGGACCCGCCGACCTCCACCACGAGGGCATGGTAGGCAGCCGCGCCGGCCTCTGCCACCACCGGGTGCCATGGCTAGGAGTCACGCCGCCCGTCGCCAATGGAGACACTGATGGGGATTTGTTGTTGTTGGATTTGTGTGATGTGTGTATATTTTTGTGATGGATCCATGAACTTTAGTGATTCCTGTGGTGGTTTTCTTTGAATTTAGCATCTTGATTCGATTGATCCTCTCTGGTTTGTAGTGGCGGCCCCGGCACTAGCATTATAGTCCCAGCCGGGCCATCAGGCGATAGTGCCGGGCCTGGGTAAGCAGTTCGGCACGCAGTGCTAGcccggcccggcacgaaaaaaTCATTGGGCTTGATAGTGCTGGGCCTAACTTGGCTGGGCTAATTTAGGCGAGTGCCGGGCTAGGGCTGAGCGGCCCATCTAGCTATATAACCGCCACCCTCAAGAAACAAAAGTTATATAACCGTGGGTGTGGCGTACAAGCAAGGAAGGCGGTTTTGTTGCAAATTTTGTGATGGAAACAGTAGCTGCAAGCATATGTTTTTTGAAAAGAAGAGGACAGAAATAGAAATTGATTGGACTTCGCTTTGCAATTTGCATCAACAATCAACTCATCAGTTCATCAAGCCTTGGACGAATAAAAAACAGTGAGCATGCATGGTTTGTACATCCATATAGTTCATCACATAGGTTTATTTTGCGGATGCACAGAGAACATCAGCAAACACGTACATAGTGGTTGGTAATACAAAACCCCTTGTTCATCGTCTTATTTGCCGTGTCCAGAACCGTACCCGTAGCCGTGTCCCTCGCCGTAGCCTGAGCCTGAACCATCACCGTATCCTCTGCCCGAACCCTCGCCGTACCCTTCGCCATATCCGGAGCCTTGTCCGTGACCCGAGCCATAGCCTTCGCCGTAACCGGATCCGGATCCTTGGCCAGAGCCTTGGCCATGACCAGAGCCGTGACCTTCGCCATAGCCCGATCCTTGACCGGAGCCACTTCCTTGACCATGACCTTCACCGTACCCCTCACCGTACCCCGAGCCAGACCCTGAACCTTGTCCGTGACCCGAGCCATGACCTTCGCCATACCCGGATCCTTGGCCTTGGCCTTCACCTGCACCTTGCCCTTGACCATAACCAGACCCTGAACCTGCGCCAGAGCCTGCACCAGACCCAGCACCTGATCCCGCACCGGAGCCTGTACCCGAGCCAGCATATGATCCTGCACCAGAGCCTGCACCGGATCCCGCTGATGAGCCTGCACCTGAAGCAGCACCGGACCCGGAACCTGAGGCTGAGCCAGAGCCTGATCCTGACCCAGATGCCGAGCCAGAACCTGATCCCGACCCGGAGCCAGAGCCACTGACACCACCACCTATGCCAATACTAATCCCGGTCCCGATCCCAATGCTtccacctccgccaccaccaagGTCGACGCTTAAGTCCTTTCTAGAAATGCGGCCCTCGGAAGTGAGAACAAGGGCAGCTAGCATGGCGATGCCGAACAAAATGGGCATGGTTTGGGGGCGAGACATCCTGGAATAGCCTCTAGGAAGAAGCTAGGAACACAGCTGCTCTGGTTTTGGCTTGCTACTCGGTTCAAATGTGTGTGCATGCTCATGGGCTTGGGATGGATTGGCATTTATAGAAGCCAGAACCAGAAGTGGAGCTTCACAAATAGTGCTTGGCTCATTGCTGGTGGCAGGAAATGTGTGGTGCTGTGGCCATTGGACGGCTGGATTTTGCTTCCGGTGGTGGGTCTTGTCCAGTGTAGTGGAGCGAGGACGGTGCAAAGGAATGAATGGCCTTCCACATTGAGAACATCTGAGTGATACGTTTCAATTCTCATGCATGCTACGAGAAGGAATGTAATCGTCACCGTTGAAAAGTGACGTGGGGTTTTGAGGCTAGCTCTTTCTGATGGAACAGGTCACTGGAAGATTCTGGAAGCTCTTGCTTTTTATCCTTTCAATTTTAGCTAATGGATGCATGTATGATTAGTGGAGGCTTACTTGTAAGCCTATCAAGCTAGTGCTAGTCCTGTTCTTCTGCCTACTTTGTGCTATCAACCTCAGAGTTGACGCCTCCGGATGATATCCCTTCTCCTTTGGCAGTGCCATTCTCCAATTTTTAGCAAGCTAAGACAGTATACTCGCAGCCACATATACAGGCCAGACCGCCAGAGGGTTATCAACCCACTGTTATA from Setaria italica strain Yugu1 chromosome II, Setaria_italica_v2.0, whole genome shotgun sequence encodes the following:
- the LOC105913684 gene encoding protein GAMETE EXPRESSED 2; the encoded protein is MEGESSFNLGPAGHQEIIAGNSTAQASQFTVSYTPQIAGEYEIWVLCGNIVLNGGNPYDMTVFPGAINLSLSSVVKFDPRVKMAVENEVDVRLVDSFMNPVVSFESKLLLQLTSASIGIPASFVAKEFVDNGDGSYTTHYSAWNLSPYSICVRFEDKQLAPCPFEVNVLADENFSDVKNDTVSVWEDESVSFDVLSNDHIAGSKAEIANSSSPLHGSVLQFNHMYRYTPFEGFFGNDSFSYTISDDHDNVVTATVFISVICRPPQFTSLPQNLHVTEDTIGPQFGGFSGIKIVYSDITENISVTVKAQSGNVFLAVMPMKLQQSSDDVLSISRGGRTGKDLILGGTIDAINGALQFLQYLGNEDFYGNDVIVLHAMSRNGVQDARIPIFVEPINDRPVILAPGSIFLGGKESKKGHQIYDKSRDTFQFSIFEPDIRNFPGNKSHFSLVFSLELCEGTLTLSLPASTIRTVELKTGGVNQWQPLQTYVNIDNHFVLKGTAIRFRGTVQDCNNAMQQLHYQGPSHGTTLSITVNDLGSYGCYPDCSKMMGTPLSAAKSVHLVKTKQKNSRIDPLLGSLIIAEILIMICLGVALLYFLFKCIKDLKVERRERRVRRHRGASPPQSENVGRCSAAAAAVPSGARRSSFRQRSSRSRKQELELQPVSEIRNNGNQDSIPVADKDE
- the LOC105913672 gene encoding keratin-associated protein 6-2; amino-acid sequence: MSRPQTMPILFGIAMLAALVLTSEGRISRKDLSVDLGGGGGGSIGIGTGISIGIGGGVSGSGSGSGSGSGSASGSGSGSGSASGSGSGAASGAGSSAGSGAGSGAGSYAGSGTGSGAGSGAGSGAGSGAGSGSGYGQGQGAGEGQGQGSGYGEGHGSGHGQGSGSGSGYGEGYGEGHGQGSGSGQGSGYGEGHGSGHGQGSGQGSGSGYGEGYGSGHGQGSGYGEGYGEGSGRGYGDGSGSGYGEGHGYGYGSGHGK